In Fodinibius salicampi, the sequence AGCAGGAGCTGAGGCTGGCGGATGAGGGCACGTCCAAGACCTACCCGTTGTTTTTGCCCCCCGGAAAGAGTAGCTGGTTTTTGATTAGCTATAGAAGTAATATCCAGCATCTCGAGAATTTCATGTAGGCGATGGCGATTTACGTCGCCGGAGAAAGCAAATTCCAAATTTTCTTGGACATTCATATTTGGAAATAGGGCATAATCCTGGAAAACAAATCCGATATCTCTTTGTTGTGGTGGTCGATTGATATTACGGTCTGAATCAAACCAGAGATTATCGTTAACCTTTAATTTGCCCGAATCAGGGGTTATCAGGCCGGCCAGTATTTTTAGTAAGGTAGTTTTACCGGCTCCGGAAGGCCCCAATATACCTATATTTTCCTGAGCGTCTATTTGAAGATTGATCTCCAAATATGGAGTAGGTCCCCCTGGATTGAGTTTTTTATAAACAGAGCACTGGATCATAAAAAATTGATGTTTCTGTAATGTTGGTAAGAGTGGACAGCAAGTAACACCAGCAGAGAAAAAATAAGCAGTATAAGGGAGTAAGAATTGGCAGCTGCATAATTCATGCTTTCCACCTCGTTATATATTGCTATAGAAGCCACTCTTGTTTTGCCCGGTATATTTCCGCCAATCATAAGAACCATACCAAATTCACCAATGGTATGCGCAAATGACATTACAATACCTATCAGGATGGAAGGCTTTATGTTTGGAATCATTACTTTATAAAACGTGGTAACTTTAGACTTCCCGAGGGTAAAAGCAGCATCTTGAAAGTTTTGGGGTAAGTTTTCAAGACCGGATAGTATTGGATTCATCATAAAAGGGAGGCTATAAATGATGGACCCCGCAACTAGGCTTGTAAAACTAAAGGCTAAATTTGATTCGCTTAAAGCAATCAGCATATAGAAACCGAGGACAGTTGGAGGTAAGACAAAAGGCAAATTGATCAGCGATTTCAAAAGCGGAGTTATTCCTGAGCTATAAAAAAAGATATAGCAACAAAGAGGGATACTTGCCGCTAAAAGTATAATCGTTGTGACCGTGGCAAGTTCAAGACTTAAAATAAATGGATACCAGAATGAGTCCATATCAGTATTTTTTTGGAGGATTTTTATAACCAAACTGTTGGAAAACACACTGTGCCCGTTTGCCAAAAAGATAGTCCATAAATAATTCAGCCCGATGTATTTGGCGATCCTGATTATCTTCTTGTTGGATTATTACAGCCCCGTGGGGAATTTTGAGTGGTAGTACCTTCCAATGGCCCTTTTCCCTTAATTGTGTCATATCAATTGCAGAGGATGAACTAAAAGCTGCACTTACTTGGTCTGAGAAAATAAATTGATTAACCTGGGTTACATTTTCTCCAAATACTAGTCTTTCCTGAACATGTTGATATAGCTCATTTTCTTTCAGCCATTGCTTGGCTGCTTTACCAAATGGGGCAAACTTCGGATTGGCAATAGCTATATTTTGCTGTTGATTCTTTTGTAGGATGTCTTCAGCTGATTTCCCTAATAGCGGTGTGTTACTCCAGAATACCAGTGATCCTAAAGTG encodes:
- a CDS encoding ABC transporter ATP-binding protein; the protein is MIQCSVYKKLNPGGPTPYLEINLQIDAQENIGILGPSGAGKTTLLKILAGLITPDSGKLKVNDNLWFDSDRNINRPPQQRDIGFVFQDYALFPNMNVQENLEFAFSGDVNRHRLHEILEMLDITSIANQKPATLSGGQKQRVGLGRALIRQPQLLLLDEPLSALDPEMRTKLRHDLLRVSSNFDGIMILVSHDPAEIVQLTDRAITLHQGKIAQTGNPAELIYSQPAQNMKPGVVKVIDILFDKNILVVTSHHGLIHIPYDPDKNPDIRIGTTISLRVTSKNYQHKL
- the modB gene encoding molybdate ABC transporter permease subunit, with the protein product MDSFWYPFILSLELATVTTIILLAASIPLCCYIFFYSSGITPLLKSLINLPFVLPPTVLGFYMLIALSESNLAFSFTSLVAGSIIYSLPFMMNPILSGLENLPQNFQDAAFTLGKSKVTTFYKVMIPNIKPSILIGIVMSFAHTIGEFGMVLMIGGNIPGKTRVASIAIYNEVESMNYAAANSYSLILLIFSLLVLLAVHSYQHYRNINFL
- the modA gene encoding molybdate ABC transporter substrate-binding protein, which translates into the protein MISIHRINLALLACLLLVGSYLGSVPKHSGKLTVAVASSLKVPLEEVTAAFEDQYEIDVELISASSGVLATQILHGAPYDLFLSADLQYPQKVFEQGKTFFEPQIFTLGSLVFWSNTPLLGKSAEDILQKNQQQNIAIANPKFAPFGKAAKQWLKENELYQHVQERLVFGENVTQVNQFIFSDQVSAAFSSSSAIDMTQLREKGHWKVLPLKIPHGAVIIQQEDNQDRQIHRAELFMDYLFGKRAQCVFQQFGYKNPPKKY